The Pecten maximus chromosome 6, xPecMax1.1, whole genome shotgun sequence DNA window AAGTGCACTCTTTCATAAATGATGCATTCGTTGAGTGTTATTCACTTTTCCAAATATGCGAAATAGTAAACACTGTAATAACACAACTGTACATGTTGAACTGTTATTCTTTACCAATTATCTTTAAGGTCTGGAGTACCCCATAGTAACAATGATGTGCTTTAGCTAGTGACACTGACCAGTTTGTGGTAGGGTGCAAATGTATCACATAGCATCATAGATAATGGCTGACAAGATAGCTGGTGTTGAGGCTGCAGCGAAAAAGGTGTTGACCCGTGCTGTAGAACTTGATGCCAGTCGAAGGTTTGATGAATCTGTCGTCTGTTATCAGGAAGGAATCCATCTTTTGATGGAGGTTCTCAAAGGTTTGTCATCCCCTTAAACTgcatgaaattattttttaacttATTACCAATTCAATGATAATGTTTACAAgcccaaaaataaaatgattcatTGTTAAAagaataactacatgtattgtatgGATTCAGTGAACTTTGTTTAATTGAGTCACTTCTTTCAAACAGTTCAAATTGATATCAGTAATAGTTTGTCAAAACACACACCAATCAAACCAATATTCTAACTTGCTGGAAAAAAAGTATTGCACTGATGCAGAAACTGTACCAGTGTATGGTCTAAAACATTGTGAAATAGGTGTAAGTACATAATAAATCAATGTATCTTTAAAATGAAACCAGGAGGGAAATGAGTAAGGTTTTcataatatttgaaatatcttctttttggttaaatgttttgaaaataattcaaCCATTACAAAACTTCTACCTGCACGCAGGTACCAGTGAGCAGACAAAGAAGAATGCAGTAAGGAAGAAGGTAGAGGAGTACATGGGCCGAGCTGAACAAATAAAAGTTCATGTTCATGAGGTCAAAGAAGGTACTTTTTATACAGAGCTTATTATGTATAGATGTAAGCTTTGCCACTTTATCTATTAAATGTATCTCATAATATCAAATGGCAAAACTTGTTGgataacaatattttgaaaatattaagaGGTGTTTGCATTTTCCAGGTGTTAAAAGGACAGATAAATCTCTAAAACACCAATCAGAATCACTTGGATTCATTGTATAATGTAGAGTCAGGTTGATCTGTGAATCGGGTATAAAGTTTAATCCACTTCATTGATTCTTATGTTGTCATGACAGGATGAATTGCTTCATATACTGCTTCAAAAAGAATagtacagtgaaacctcactTAATGACCACCCCGCTATGATGGGCATGCTTTTCAGCCCCATTTCCCCCCCTATGTCTTGCTATTTGTCGTttctgtgtttttatttttattgacattAATTTTAAGTCATATGTTAAAAGgaatggtcatttaaggatataTAAGATCCTCTTTTGTCTTTACTATAGAGCATTAATATTGTTATAGGATCCTATTTTgtcataacattataatagggCATTGTTATAGGATTGTATTGTGTCTTTACTCTAGAGCTTTGTTATAGGATCCTATATGTCTTAAATTTACTCTAGAGCATCACTATAATTTGTCATAACATTATTCTAGAGCATTATTTTTAGTATTCTATATTCATACATGTTGCAAGTatcaaggtacatgtatttaatatctCGATTCTTGTTTGAATGTAAAGTTTCTGCTACAGAGTATTTgtcaatttatacaaaaaatgcTATCACTGTACTAGAATGTTTCGACATTTGCATCTACACCATACTTGAAGGATACAAATATCAAGGACTTGGGTATACACATATCTCATTAAAGGTTTCTCATGCTCATCCACAGACATCGTTACTGGGTATTATTATTTTGGTTATTGTTCTGAAAAGATCATTGATTATTGTACCAAGTGtcaagttgttttatttttgtgttttagaTCATTCACAGAATGTCAACATCAtgtttatttactgtaaatcTCATTATTGCAATGGCCTTTTGTCCATTATCATGTGTTAACATTTCCTTGTGAACAGgataacttgagtaaatgtGAATAGATTTTCGTGAAGCTTGCTATGCAGACTTACCGGTATATCGATCAATAAGTTCTCAGATAAGTTTGACAATCGGGCTGACTTATATGTAACTtaaagagttatagccctttgtaGTTTAATTACCATTGCACCTTGTTACATTTTGGtaaatatgaatggattttgatgaaatttggtatattgtattacagtgtaAGCTTTACTGTATATCAGTTAGATCTTGAACAGTTTCTTTATATGGACCAATCTGACCATAATATGGCATTTTGCAGTTTAGGTCttgggtcatgatattgggtgAAAGTTACATGACCATTTcaggtcacaagggtcaaacaTGTTAAATCTATGTTTAATGTCAAAaatcatttatcaatatatatttcagaactggcctcttgttttatcaaGGTATCTAAATGTgttaaaacaattctttaataaaaacaagaagGAATCTGTATGTATCCCTGTATGTATCTCTCCAGCTGGGAAGTCACATGAACAGATCCAGATAGAGGAGTATTCTACTGGACATGGGTTTGAAAGCTTGTTCGGGAAGTACCTGGATGGGTTCCTGACGGAGGTCCAGATAGAAGACCCTTACATCAGAACAACACATCAGGTTAGTTGTACAGCCAGCTTTTCTACATTTGTAGGCATTTGTTTGAAGTaaacaaagtctcaagtgacctattctaatcgccttttgtccatcgtcgtgcgtccgtaaacaatttacatttttgacttcttctccaaaacccctagaccaaattcaataaatttaatAAAGTGAATAACAAGCTTATGAGGATCTCCCTTATTATCTATTCTAAGGGGCTCCTCTATTTAAGTGACCACTCCATATCATTCCACAGTATTTTACtctttattatcattttgtttttcaaaaaaaaaattatattcatttatattcTGTTGGGCATCTGTAGATTAGCGTATATCATACAGGGAATCCTGGGTAAAAAGTTAATTTAATGTGCAGGTTTTGACCTATGATTAGAAAGGTTTATACTCATATCAGACATGTAGGTTTATTGCTGTTAAATTTACTTATATTGGTACTTTCAACGATCCAAGAATAAATTGACAGATTAGAAAAGATGCTATCCATGTATATTTCAGGTCTAAATTAACACATACAAACTGTTTgatgatgtctgttgtagaTCTACAATTTCCTGCGTTTCTGTGAGATGTTGGTAAAGAGTGGGTCTCCTGTTAATACAATTCGCCTCTTCACTGGCAGGGATGAGGTAATTGAGTTGTTGATATAGTTTTGTTTaagttaattaatttttaagGATTAAATAATCGGTTACCTTATTTGCCCTGACAATTTACCGACATCTGTCTCAAACATTGTGGTTTTAAATTTTAGCTCACAACCATCATGTGAGTTTACAATGTCCCAGTGTGGCTTCTCATGGTTAGTCACCAATCTGTCTATCAACTCTTcctttaaaattatatttgtcaaaaaaaaaagagtgaaTTTTTGCTGTATGGATTTGATCAACTAGAGATTTAACAATGTATCTGCATTGTTATCGTTAGAATTTGTATATACCGGTATTAGTTGGTTGAAACACAGTAGCATATCAATTAAGTTAAATAAATCTAAGATTACATTGTTTATGGTTGAAACACAGTAGCATATCAATTAAGTTAAATAAATCTAAGAATACATTGTTTAAGGTTGAAACACAGTAGCATATCAATTAAGTTAAATAAATCTAAGATTACATTGTTTATGGTTGAAACACAGTAGCATATCAATTAAGTTAAATAAATCTAAGATTACATTGTTTAAGGTGTAGGATTTACTAGTTAATAGGTAACTCAAATCGCATGGCAAGACATAACTTTTCAGCATCATTGGTCCTTTGGTGCAATTTACTGAATTGGTAGCATCGTAAAGAAGAAAATGTCAAGATTACATGACAgttgcatttgcctatacaAGTAGACACCATGATTATCTATATAACTTTAATTTATATTCCATCAAAATCtgaatgaattttttttatatgatttcaAAAGAAAAGTGTGTTACCCGGTAATTATTAACTTTTGTGGATAGATTGATTTAAATCTTAGAAATACTTACATACAGAATGAAGACTCAAGAAAACAGCAACACAACAAGCTGGCACAGATGACGAAGAGTCTACAGAATCACAAAATCCAACTGGCGGTGGAATATAACGATGCTCTACATGACAGGGAGATCAGGTGAGTTTATGTTAGGGTGAACACTACAAGACTGGGAGGTCAGGAGAGTTTATGTTAGGGTGAACACTACAAGACTGGGAGATCAGGTTAGTTTATGTTAGGGTGAACACTACAAGACTGAGATATCAAGTGAGTTTATGTTTGGGTGAGCACTACAAGACTGAGATATCAAGTGAGTTTATGTTAGGGTGAACACTCCAAGACTGGGAGGTCAGGTTAGTTTATGTTAGGGTGAACACTACAAGACTGGGAGGTCAGGTGAGTTTATGTTAGGGTGAACACTCCAAGACTGGGAGATCAGGTGAGTTTATGTTAGGGTGAACACTCCAAGACTGGGATATCAAGTGAGTTTATGTTAGGGTGAACACTACAAGACTGGGATATCAGGTTAGTTTATGTTAGGGTGAACACTACAAGACTGGGAGGTCAGGTGAGTTTATGTTAGGATGAACACTCCAAGACTGGGAGGTCAGGTTAGTTTATGTTAGGGTGAACACTACAAGACTGGGAGGTCAGGTTAGTTTATGTTAGGGTGAACACTCCAAGACTGGGATATCAAGTGAGTTTATGTTAGGGTGAACACTCCAAGACTGGGAGGTCAGGTGAGTTTATGTTAGGGTGAACACTACAAGACTGGGAGGTCAGGTGAGTTTATGTTAGGATGAACACTCCAAGACTGGGAGGTCAGGTTAGTTTATGTTAGGGTGAACACTACAAGACTGGGAGGTCAGGTTAGTTTATGTTAGGGTGAACACTCCAAGACTGGGATATCAAGTGAGTTTATGTTAGGGTGAACACTCCAAGACTGGGAGGTCAGGTGAGTTTATGTTAGGGTGAATGCTACAAGACTGGGAGATCAGGTGAGTTTATGTTTGAGTGAAATAATGTCTCCCGCACTTATTAGAACAAAGTTTTTACTTAGACATAAAAGCATCttcaaaaaattatttacatattcttaattttgaaatgtggAATGGGAGGAATTACTGTTTGTGTTTAAAGTACTGAATAAAACATATCTGAATGCCAAAATAATTTAAAGCAGTGCATCTCTAAGAATTTGCTTGTCCGAACTCCAATATCAGGTACGTCATGAATGTGATATTTGACTGCTTCTAGATAAAAATTCTGTTTGACAACACAAATTATAATTCTTTCACACAGATACTATTTGGCAGTTCATTTGCATGTTTCAGGTTCAATAATGGCTGGGTTTTGAAAATTGGACGTGGACTGGATATATACAAAGCTACGGAATCTAAGTTTACTGTAGGATTTTGTGACTTTGACCTTCGACCTTGCCACAAAACTACTATTGACATTTTCCATACAAATTATTTGCACAAGACAGAAAATGGGTAGTTACTTGTGATGTCACCAGAAGCTGTGATTTGTGATGTCACCAGGAACttgtcataattgttttttgGTCGTAgctgattaaaaaaaaaaaggctgaCATGGTAATCATGGTGTTAAATTGTGATGGACATTGGAACAGTTGTCAGATGTTCTTTAGTCCATATGATGTCATCACATTTAGTGTAATACATGTGATGTCATCATATCTTGTGTTAGTGATACATATGATGTCATCATAGCTTGTGTAGTAGTAAGTACATGTGATGCCATCATATCTCGTGCAATACAGTGATGTTTTCAGTTACAGGGTGAGAAAAATAGTTTTTAAAGCACTCCTCCAAGGGATGGGACGAGTGCCTCTTGAGAACCACTCGTCCCAGAACTAGAATCATTCGTCCCTCTGACttctaattttcaaaaaaacacacaaaacctgtgtaaatatgttttcaaaaaattgttttgattattaatTTGAACTGTAGTTTTGTgaacatttcataaaaaaaaaacgagtcGGTATATCGTTCGCTTCATCATGGCCTAATAGGAACTAACAAGTCGGTTCTAATCATTAAAACCTTTTTTCGGACTTTgtttgaaataaagtttaatcATGTATTCCCCTGTGATACTTTATATCAGGTATTAGAATACACTAAAACAAGATATAAAAGTGTTCAGAAGCGTGACTCGCTTGTGTTCAAGTTAAGTATTGTCATTCTGAATGCTGTCAAAAATTGTCATAATTGATATGATACCGGGTTCGGATTTATTTCTGTTATTTACTTGTATTAGTCTCGCCCTTCTTGATCATATAAACACATCGTTATCACGAGTACATAGACGCTTCTGCAGATCATTCGCGGAGAGAGGGCTCACTGCTTGATGGAACTAACTTTAAGTATATCTTAATTTGTTTAGAAAATTCTATAGAATTCGTGAAATAAATGCCAAAgacaatatctataaacatgattttatatatttatttatttttttaaaatttactcGTCACCAGGGATGAGTGCACGACAACATTCACTCGTCCCGCGCCAAATTTAACTCGTCCAGGACGAGTTAACGAGTGCTTTTTTTGCACCCTGAGTTACAAGTACTGCTGAGTAATTATAGAATGCGATGCTCACATGATGTGACATGATGTAGCGTTAATCCTGTAACAAGATGTAGCGTTCGTCAACCTGTTATAATTATCTGATGACGCCTTCATCCTGGGACATGATGTAGCGTTTGTCCTGTCACATGATGTACGTCATCCTGTCACATGATGTAGCATTCGTCAACCAGTTACCTGATGACGCCTTCATCCTGGGACATGATGTAGCGTTTGTCCTGTCACATGATGTACGTCATCCTGTCACATGATGTAGCATTCGTTAACCAGTTACCTGATGACGCCTTCATCCTGGGACATGATGTTGCGTTCGTCAACCTGTGACATGATGAAGGTTTTGCGTTAAGCTCTTGCATATTTGTACATTTCTGGCAAACTATAAAAGCTAGAGCAACCAAACTTAGGTTGTATAGCTGAATGCATTGCACTCTGTACCAGCATTTCTACAAGCTTTGTAATTGTTGGGTAAAAACCTCAAAGTTCTAGACATAGAGGAAAATCAATGAATTTCATTAGTCTCTTAAAATATATCTACGAGAATCCATGTAAAATTCCTATGATATTAACAATTGTAATTCTTGTGTTATCAAAACTCTATTGGAAAGTTACTAGTTAAtctaaaaatattaaaatgtagtacattgtattttattcGTATTATTTAGTTTTATGGTGGCCTTATTCACAAAACAGGTctattttgtattaattaaagAGTGGAAGTGAGACTACAGAGCAAATTTAAAGGTTACTATCATTGTCAGCATCGCTGTCCATATCAATGTTCAGTAGTTGTGTTTTTAcctgtttctcagaaagtacattgtacaatgttgtatttgttaggtcatctgacctgaagGGTGCTCCTTAGCCCCAAAGCAGATTActaccaaatttgatgtgaaacatcattggggagggcgataatattttatataaatgactgGTGGGACCCAATGGGCCCCGAGAGGctgggccccaaaaggggaactttgctgaaTCGCTACCTGATAGACATAAGGACTGAGGGGGAGTAGCTACCTGATAGACATTAGGATTGAGGGGAGTAACTACCTGATAGACATTAGGACTGAGGGGGAGTAGCTACCTGATAGACATTAGGACTGAGGGGGAGTAACTACCTGATAGACATTAGGACTGAGGGGAGTAGCTACCTGATAAACATTAGGACTGAGCGGAGAAGCTGCCTGATAGACATTAGGATTGAGGGGGAGTAGCTACCTGATAGACATTAGGACTGAGGGGGAGTAACTACCTGATAGACATTAGGACTGAGGGGAATAGCTACCTGATAGACATTAGGACTGAGGGGAGTAACTACCTGATAGACATTAGGACTGAGGGGGAGTAGCTACCTGATAGACATTAGGACTGAGGGGAGTAGTTACCTGATAGACATTAGGATTGAGGGGGAGTAGCTACCTGATAGACTTTAGGACTAAGGGGAGTAGCTACCTGATAGACATTAGGACTAAGGGGAGTAGCTACCTGATAGACATTAGGATTGAGGGTGAGTAACTACCTGATAGACATTAGGACTGAGGGTGAGTAACTACCTGATAGACATTAGGATTGAGGGTGAGTAACTACCTGATAGACATTAGGACTGAGGGGGAGTAGCTACCTGGTCGACATTAGGACTGAGGGTGAGTAACTACCTGATAGACATTAGGACTGAGGGGAGTAGTTACCTGATAGACATTAGGATTGAGGGGGAGTAGCTACCTGATAGACTTTAGGACTAAGAGGAGTAGCTACCTGATAGACATTAGGACTAAGGGGAGTAGCTACCTGATAGACATTAGGATTGAGGGTGAGTAACTACCTGATAGACATTAGGACTGAGGGTGAGTAACTACCTGATAGACATTAGGATTGAGGGTGAGTAACTACCTGATAGACATTAGGACTGAGGGGGAGTAGCTACCTGGTCGACATTAGGACTGAGGGTGAGTAACTACCTGATAAACATTAGGATTGAGGGTGAGTAACTACCTGATAGACATTAGGACTGAGGGGGAGTAGCTACCTGATAGACATTAGGACTGAGGGGGAGTAACTACCTGATAGACATTAGGACTGAGGGGAGTAGCAACCTGATAGACATTAGGATTGAGGGGGAGTAGCTACCTGATAGACATTAGGATTGAGGGGGAGTAACTACCTGATAGACATTAGGACTGAGGGGAGTAACTACCTGATAGACATTAGGACTGAGGGGAGTAGCTACCTGATAGACATTAGGACTGAGGGGGAGTAGCTACCTGATAGACATTAGGACTGAGGGGGAGTAGCTACATGATAGACATTAGGACTGAGGGGGAGTAGCTACCTGATAGACATTAGGACTGAGGGGGAGTAACTACCTGATAGACATTAAGACTGAAGGGGAGTAGCTACCTGATAGACATTAGGACTGAGGGGGAGTAGCTACATGATAGACATTAGGACTGAGGGGGAGTAACTACCTGATAGACATTAGGACTGAGGGGGAGTAGCTACCTGATAGACATTAGGACTGAGGGGGAGTAACTACCTGATAGACATTAAGACTGAAGGGGAGTAGCTACCTGATAGACATTAGGACTGAGGGGAGTAGCTACCTGATAGACATTAGGACTGAGGGGGAGTAGCTACCTGATAGACATTAGGATTGAGGGGAGTAGCTACCTGATAGACATTAGGACTGAGGGGGAGTAACTACCTGATAGACATTAGGACTGAGGGGGAGTAGCTACCTGATAGACATTAGGACTGAGGGGGAGTAGCTACCTGATAGACATTAGGACTGAGGGGGAGTAGCTACCTGATAGACATTAGGACTGAGGGGGAGTAACTACCTGATAGACATTAGGACTGAGGGGGAGTAACTACCTGATAGACATTAGGACTGAGGGGAGTAACTACCTGATAGACATTAGGACTGAGGGGGAGTAACTACCTGATAGACATTAGGACTGAGGGGGAGTAACTACCTGATAAACATTAGGACTGAGGGGAGTAACTACCTGATAGACATTAGGACTGAGGGGAGTAGATACCTGATAGACATTAGGACTGAGGGGGAGTAGCTACCTGATAGACATTAGGACTGAGGGGGAGTAGCTACCTGATAGACATTAGGACTGAGGGGGAGTAGCTACCTGATAGACATTAGGACTGAGGGGAGTAGCTACCTGATAGACATTAGGACTGAGGGGAGTAGCTACCTGATAGACATTAGGACTGAGGGGGAGTAGCTACCTGATAGACATTAGGACTGAGGGGTAGTAGCTACCTGATAGACATTAGGACTGAGGGGGAGTAGCTACCTGATAGAGTGTCATTTAGAGATTTCACATATTGGTTAATATGGAACCACAAAATGATATGATCTCTTGTCCCTGATCCAGTTACATTGTGTCAGTATGAGAAATTTTTAATGTGATATTATTAATGTATCCTTCTATCCCTTTTATGTTCATATGGTGGAGCAGATTTAAATTAGTGATATGTGAATTAATTGTCTTGagttttaaatatgaattattgaaaaatgaaaattttaaataggAAAACATTATATGAACATCTAATAAGTTGATAGAGAAAATCCATACCTTAATGAGATAGTGTAAAAACGTGTTTGTGTTCAGAAAAGCAACTTAGACCACTTAGAGTAATATAGGTAAACTTCCCaatcaatataattttacaacatacaacataatTTTACAACCACTTTTCTTTGAAGTTTTATGAACTAGTGGAGTAATATCAGGTACTGGTCAGGGGGTATATTTAATCCTTAAAataaaatctgttttaattCCTCCAATGATAAGAACAAATGAAACAATATAGTATTGTGAGACAAACTTGTTCTTTACCTGCTGTACcataggtcaaagttca harbors:
- the LOC117328888 gene encoding MIT domain-containing protein 1-like, with the protein product MADKIAGVEAAAKKVLTRAVELDASRRFDESVVCYQEGIHLLMEVLKGTSEQTKKNAVRKKVEEYMGRAEQIKVHVHEVKEAGKSHEQIQIEEYSTGHGFESLFGKYLDGFLTEVQIEDPYIRTTHQIYNFLRFCEMLVKSGSPVNTIRLFTGRDENEDSRKQQHNKLAQMTKSLQNHKIQLAVEYNDALHDREIRFNNGWVLKIGRGLDIYKATESKFTVGFCDFDLRPCHKTTIDIFHTNYLHKTENG